TGCGATTCAACCGCAAACAGGCGATGTGCTGGCGATTGCGAGCTATCCTGGATTTGATCCGAACATCTGGGTGGGCGGCATTTCGCCGTCCGACTATCGCAACTTTCAGCCAGCCCAACAAAATTGGGCTTTGCAGGTGCCGATTCCGCCCGGTTCCACAGTCAAACCGCTGACCCTTTTGATGGCGTTGGAGAAAGGGATCGTTTCATCTTATCAGTCTTTGTTCGATCAGGGACGATTGCAGATCGGATGGGAAACAAACGGTGATCCGCACTACTTTTATTGCTGGGACCACTCGGGGCATGGAGATGTGGATGCACGCAAGGCGCTTGCTGTATCTTGCAATGTGTACATGTACCAGCTCAGTCTTTGGTTGGGCAATTATTCCCCGGGGAAAGATGCGACCCGCTGGCTGCAAAACGAATTGCCGATGGCCATTCAATATTTTCGTGATACGCACCGGAAATTCGGACTGGGCGTCCCGACAGGAGTGGATCTGGGCGAGGAAGTAAAGGGCCGTTTTCAGACTACAGGACAGTTGGCCGACCTGCCGTTTGCCGCAATTGGACAAAATCAGGCCTACACCGCCATGCAGCTCGCCCAGTATGTGGGTACGCTGGCCACAGGCGGTAAACGGATGGAGCCGCATGTGGTAAAAGAAATTCGGGCAGTTGATGGGAAACTGGTCAAACGAAACGATCCAAAGGTGCTAAACGAAGTGTCGATTCGGTCAGATTGGCTGCAAACGATTCGGGAAGGAATGCGCGATGCGGTAAACAAACCTTACGGCACGGCGTATTCCACATTCCTTGGAACTCCTTATACGGCGGCTGGCAAAACAGGGACGGCGGAAACCGGACGCGGGGAAGACAACGCGTTGTTCGTCGGCTATGCCCCTTTCGAAAATCCGCAGATCGCGATCGCGGTGATTGTGCCGGAGGGCGGTCATGGGTCCGATTCGAGCGTGCCGATTGCAAGAAAAATTTTTGACGCGTTTTTTTCGGAAGGAAAAAACCGCTAATTTGGCGAATAAGTACGATTGTACGTCGCGTTATTTGCTATCTAGACAGGAGGACCTGAAATGCAGGATCAACCCGGCTGCGAGATGCCTCGTACAGTCAAACAAGCGGTAACAATTAAAGGCATCCGTGATGGATTGGTTTTTCTTTTTGACGATCAGTGTTCGTTCGCAGAAATTCTTGAAGACTTGCAGGAAAAACTGCACGGCGCACAAAGTCAGCTGTTATCGGGTCCGATTATACGAGTCACGATTGAAACGGGAAGACGGGTTTTTGATGAAGTACAGAAAGAACAGATCCGTCAATTGTTGAGCATATATGGAAATCTGGTCATTCAAGGTTTTCATTCGGTGTTGGAAGAAGAATTCCCAAAGCCGCCTCATGTTTTTTTGCACAGAGGAACGGTCCGATCCGGTCAATCTATTGAATTCGACGGGGACATCACGATTATTGGCGACGTGAACCCCGGCGGACAGGTGTTGGCCACCGGAGATATTTATGTGATGGGCGCGCTGCGTGGAATTGCCCATGCCGGTTG
The sequence above is a segment of the Effusibacillus dendaii genome. Coding sequences within it:
- a CDS encoding septum site-determining protein MinC, whose translation is MQDQPGCEMPRTVKQAVTIKGIRDGLVFLFDDQCSFAEILEDLQEKLHGAQSQLLSGPIIRVTIETGRRVFDEVQKEQIRQLLSIYGNLVIQGFHSVLEEEFPKPPHVFLHRGTVRSGQSIEFDGDITIIGDVNPGGQVLATGDIYVMGALRGIAHAGCRGNEQAVIGAVYFQPTQLRIGSVISRSPDTSDIRSEAAEMEFAYLRNGQMAVEKMFNLYSIRLKK
- the mrdA gene encoding penicillin-binding protein 2; this translates as MLHRSGMRKTRWFLLKVVVVAAFVALLLRLFAMQVTHGTMYRAKIERERIDHFPLTAPRGQILDRTGTLLARNVRVFNLIYLPVEGRNRAAETARLLAPILGKQPNEVLQTMDVGEEPKLPFTLPRRLAFDLNPKQTSWLLENQDKLPGLRIIVESKREYPQKRVAAHILGYLNSIPPEEWDAYRQKGYSLDAQVGVYGLEKQYESFLKGRDGALLIESNGNPGGGFSVRETASIPGHNLIVSLDLKLQSAVEKALREQVQRINSDPKKKKVSHAAAVAIQPQTGDVLAIASYPGFDPNIWVGGISPSDYRNFQPAQQNWALQVPIPPGSTVKPLTLLMALEKGIVSSYQSLFDQGRLQIGWETNGDPHYFYCWDHSGHGDVDARKALAVSCNVYMYQLSLWLGNYSPGKDATRWLQNELPMAIQYFRDTHRKFGLGVPTGVDLGEEVKGRFQTTGQLADLPFAAIGQNQAYTAMQLAQYVGTLATGGKRMEPHVVKEIRAVDGKLVKRNDPKVLNEVSIRSDWLQTIREGMRDAVNKPYGTAYSTFLGTPYTAAGKTGTAETGRGEDNALFVGYAPFENPQIAIAVIVPEGGHGSDSSVPIARKIFDAFFSEGKNR